A window of Macrotis lagotis isolate mMagLag1 chromosome X, bilby.v1.9.chrom.fasta, whole genome shotgun sequence contains these coding sequences:
- the CFAP90 gene encoding cilia- and flagella-associated protein 90: MAEEDEEEITEDMLRVKPKPLPMCALSSFSYIPPQRRGPKEHSYFYQEGKTGVVSLFDCVFKRPLDYNQKLHRDDREHAKSIGLKVNEEEWERPIGVLTSSNYGRHIYKPVEALSREHARVNNVKFEFYRKNTITCMEEPGFGHIAPT; the protein is encoded by the exons ATGGcggaggaggatgaggaggagatTACTGAGGACATGCTGAGAGTGAAGCCCAAGCCTCTGCCCATGTGCGCTTTATCCTCTTTCAGCTACATCCCGCCCCAGCGCCGGGGCCCCAAGGAGCACAGCTATTTCTACCAGGAAGGCAAG acaGGAGTTGTTTCCTTATTTGATTGCGTTTTTAAAAGGCCACTGGATTACAATCAAAAATTGCATCGAGATGATCGAGAGCATGCCAAAAGTATAGGACTCAAGGTTAACGAGGAG GAATGGGAAAGACCTATAGGAGTGTTGACATCTTCTAATTATGGAAGACATATATATAAGCCTGTGGAAGCATTGAGCAGAGAGCACGCAAGGGTTAATAATGTGAAGTTTGAGTTCTACCGGAAGAATACTATCACTTGTATGGAAGAACCTGGTTTTGGGCACATTGCTCCAACCTAA